A region of Bombyx mori chromosome 13, ASM3026992v2 DNA encodes the following proteins:
- the LOC692826 gene encoding muscle LIM protein isoform 1 (isoform 1 is encoded by transcript variant 1; The RefSeq protein has 1 substitution compared to this genomic sequence): MPFKPADNPKCPKCGKSVYAAEERVAGGLKWHKMCFKCGLCQKLLDSTNCSEHEGELYCKVCHARKFGPKGYGFGGGAGCLSMDTGDHLKGENAGGVRTNGACLEPRSIAKAPPGEGCPRCGGYVYAAEQMLARGRAWHKECFKCGDCMKRLDSTNCCEGSDKDIYCKVCYGKKFGPKGYGYGKGAGVLQSDPYANGDQAPKTTVIDTASIKAPPGKGCPRCGGVVFAAEQVLAKGREWHRKCFKCRDCTKTLDSIIACDGPDGEVYCKTCYGKKWGPHGYGFACGSGFLQTDGLTEEEISASRPFYNPDTTSIKAPKGQGCPRCGGMVFAAEQQLAKGTMWHKKCFNCAECHRPLDSMLACDGPDKEIHCRACYAKLFGPKGFGYGHAPTLVSTDSEPTVTYTEQLPFTGQKAAKGQGCPRCGFPVYAAEQMHSKNGSWHKRCFSCADCHRSLDSTNLNDGPNGEIYCRGCYGRNFGPKGVGFGLGAGTLTMA; this comes from the exons ATGCCTTTCAAACCCGCTGATAACCCGAAGTGCCCGAAATGTGGCAAATCAGTTTACGCCGCTGAGGAGCGCGTGGCTGGTGGCCTCAAATGGCACAAAATGTGCTTCAAATGTG gTCTGTGCCAAAAATTGCTGGACTCAACCAACTGCTCAGAGCACGAGGGTGAACTGTACTGCAAAGTGTGCCATGCACGCAAATTCGGACCCAAAGGCTACGGCTTTGGTGGCGGCGCTGGTTGCCTCTCTATGGACACCGGCGACCACTTGAAGGGCGAGAATGC GGGGGGTGTGAGGACGAACGGAGCTTGTCTGGAGCCCCGCTCTATCGCTAAAGCTCCTCCCGGCGAGGGCTGTCCTCGCTGCGGTGGCTATGTGTACGCTGCAGAGCAGATGTTGGCTCGCGGTCGG GCGTGGCACAAGGAGTGCTTCAAATGTGGCGACTGCATGAAACGGCTGGACTCCACCAACTGTTGCGAAGGTTCCGACAAAGATATTTACTGCAAAG TCTGCTATGGCAAGAAGTTTGGTCCTAAGGGATATGGTTACGGAAAAGGCGCTGGTGTGCTGCAGAGTGACCCTTACGCCAATGG TGATCAAGCACCTAAGACCACCGTGATTGATACTGCATCCATTAAAGCCCCGCCTGGCAAGGGCTGCCCGCGTTGCGGTGGAGTTGTGTTCGCTGCTGAACAAGTTTTGGCCAAAGGCCGCGAGTGGCATCGCAAATGTTTCAAGTGCCGCGATTGCACAAGAACTTTGGACTCCATCATTGCTTGCGATGGACCCGATGGCGAAGTCTATTGCAAAACTTGCTACGGAAAGAAATGGGGACCTCATGGTTACGGATTCGCTTGCGGCTCTGGCTTCTTGCAAACCGATGGCTTAAC TGAGGAAGAGATATCTGCTAGCCGTCCTTTCTACAATCCGGACACGACCAGCATCAAGGCTCCGAAGGGCCAAGGTTGTCCTCGTTGTGGTGGGATGGTCTTTGCTGCCGAGCAGCAGTTGGCCAAGGGCACT ATGTGGCACAAGAAGTGCTTTAACTGTGCGGAATGTCATCGACCACTGGACTCGATGTTAGCGTGCGACGGTCCCGACAAGGAGATCCATTGCCGCGCTTGTTACGCTAAGCTTTTCGGGCCCAAGGGATTCGGTTACGGTCACGCCCCTACTCTCGTCTCTACAGACTCTGAACCGACAGTTACATA CACAGAACAACTTCCATTCACTGGCCAAAAGGCAGCCAAAGGGCAAGGTTGTCCTCGGTGTGGCTTCCCTGTTTATGCCGCTGAACAAATGCATTCAAAGAATGGATCGTGGCACAAGCGGTGCTTCTCGTGTGCAGACTGCCACAGATCTCTT gATTCTACTAACTTGAACGATGGACCCAATGGCGAAATTTACTGCAGAGGTTGCTACGGTAGAAACTTCGGACCCAAAGGAGTTGGTTTCGGTTTGGGTGCAGGCACATTGACCATGGCATAA
- the LOC101740785 gene encoding selenoprotein F, whose protein sequence is MYWKCFVLAVLVTYDGAVAEFSTEDCASLGFIKANLLCSSCDQLKDFSLEQLVDHCKECCHSDESASKEKKYARAILEVCTCKFPAYPQIQAFVKSDRPAKFPNLQIKYVRGLDPIIKLLDKDGIVKDTVAIEKWNTDSVEEFLNTHLDKEHDDEPDFLKTNRI, encoded by the coding sequence ATGTATTGGAAGTGTTTCGTTTTAGCCGTGCTAGTGACATATGATGGAGCTGTGGCAGAGTTTTCAACAGAAGACTGTGCTTCTCTAGGTTTTATTAAAGCTAACCTACTTTGCTCTTCATGTGATCAATTGAAAGATTTTAGCTTGGAACAACTCGTAGATCACTGTAAGGAGTGTTGTCATTCAGATGAATCAGCttcaaaagaaaagaaatacgCTCGAGCCATATTAGAAGTCTGTACATGCAAATTTCCAGCGTATCCACAAATCCAGGCTTTCGTAAAAAGTGACAGGCCGGCAAAATTCCCTAATCTTCAAATCAAATATGTACGTGGCTTGGACCCAATAATTAAACTACTTGATAAGGATGGCATTGTAAAAGATACCGTAGCCATCGAAAAATGGAACACTGACTCAGTAGAAGAATTTTTGAATACTCATCTCGATAAAGAACACGACGATGAACCTGATTTCTTAAAAACAAACCGAATATAA
- the LOC692826 gene encoding muscle LIM protein isoform 2 (isoform 2 is encoded by transcript variant 2) → MPFKPADNPKCPKCGKSVYAAEERVAGGLKWHKMCFKCGLCQKLLDSTNCSEHEGELYCKVCHARKFGPKGYGFGGGAGCLSMDTGDHLKGENA, encoded by the exons ATGCCTTTCAAACCCGCTGATAACCCGAAGTGCCCGAAATGTGGCAAATCAGTTTACGCCGCTGAGGAGCGCGTGGCTGGTGGCCTCAAATGGCACAAAATGTGCTTCAAATGTG gTCTGTGCCAAAAATTGCTGGACTCAACCAACTGCTCAGAGCACGAGGGTGAACTGTACTGCAAAGTGTGCCATGCACGCAAATTCGGACCCAAAGGCTACGGCTTTGGTGGCGGCGCTGGTTGCCTCTCTATGGACACCGGCGACCACTTGAAGGGCGAGAATGCGTAA